A genomic segment from Tuwongella immobilis encodes:
- a CDS encoding outer membrane protein assembly factor BamB family protein, producing the protein MSISLRRALLALGLGSLSTLSALAGDWPQFRGPNGSATAPDAATLPQKISPTDNVIWQTRIPKGISSPIVVGKRIFLTADRDGKQFTLGLDRATGKVLWERLAPAAKLEKIHSIGSYAQATPAADSEIVVAFFGSSGLYAYDHDGTPLWHRPFGPFPNEFGAGTSPLIVEDRVILSQDHDNGSFLMALDKKTGRTIWTTDRSEFPRNYATPVIWNNAGKRQIVVVGTLRAIGYDFDTGREAWTVRGMSRIVNMSPLIGPDGTLFLPAWSPGGDAGERIDVPPVETMLQTRDANGNGALEESEVPNGPLKDRFTQLDRNKDGKISADEYSAMRKIFQDSKNRLVAVKPGGSGDITDSHVLWEQSKALPYVPSPVFAAGHLFFVKNGGLFTSINAKTGTIVKSERIFGSANYYASLVLGDGKIFALSERGHLSIIQASGDWDVLSQAKFPDDALATPAIVDGRIYLRTQSTLYCFGIAKENE; encoded by the coding sequence ATGTCGATTTCACTGCGTCGAGCACTTTTGGCACTCGGCTTGGGCAGCTTGAGCACGCTGTCGGCCCTGGCGGGAGATTGGCCGCAATTCCGTGGTCCAAATGGCTCCGCCACTGCCCCGGATGCCGCGACACTGCCGCAGAAGATCAGCCCCACCGACAATGTGATTTGGCAGACTCGCATTCCCAAGGGAATTTCGTCGCCGATTGTCGTTGGGAAACGCATTTTTTTGACCGCCGACCGCGACGGGAAACAATTCACGCTGGGTTTGGATCGTGCGACGGGCAAAGTCCTTTGGGAACGGCTCGCGCCGGCAGCCAAACTTGAGAAAATCCACAGCATTGGCAGCTATGCCCAAGCCACTCCCGCCGCCGATTCCGAGATCGTCGTTGCCTTTTTCGGATCATCCGGTCTCTATGCGTACGATCATGATGGGACCCCGCTTTGGCATCGTCCGTTTGGCCCATTCCCGAACGAATTCGGGGCCGGGACATCGCCGTTAATCGTCGAAGATCGTGTGATTCTCAGCCAGGATCACGACAATGGCTCGTTCTTGATGGCGCTGGATAAGAAGACGGGCCGCACGATTTGGACGACTGACCGCAGCGAATTTCCGCGCAATTATGCCACGCCGGTGATTTGGAACAACGCCGGAAAACGGCAAATCGTGGTGGTGGGCACACTGCGCGCGATTGGCTACGATTTCGACACCGGTCGCGAAGCCTGGACGGTTCGTGGCATGTCTCGGATTGTGAACATGTCGCCGCTGATTGGGCCAGATGGCACACTGTTTCTGCCCGCATGGTCGCCCGGTGGGGATGCCGGAGAGCGCATTGATGTGCCGCCGGTGGAAACCATGTTGCAAACCCGCGACGCCAACGGCAACGGGGCACTCGAAGAGAGCGAAGTTCCGAACGGGCCGCTGAAAGACCGCTTCACGCAGTTGGACCGTAACAAGGACGGGAAAATTTCCGCCGATGAATATTCCGCGATGCGGAAGATTTTCCAAGATTCCAAGAATCGGCTGGTCGCGGTCAAGCCCGGCGGCAGCGGCGACATTACCGATTCGCATGTGCTGTGGGAACAATCCAAAGCCCTGCCGTATGTCCCATCGCCGGTCTTCGCGGCGGGCCATCTGTTTTTCGTGAAAAACGGCGGTCTGTTCACGTCGATCAACGCCAAGACTGGTACAATCGTCAAAAGCGAACGGATTTTTGGATCGGCAAATTATTACGCTTCGCTGGTGTTGGGCGATGGCAAGATTTTTGCATTGAGTGAACGCGGGCACCTCTCGATCATCCAAGCGTCGGGCGATTGGGATGTGCTCAGCCAAGCGAAATTCCCGGATGATGCCCTGGCCACCCCCGCGATTGTGGATGGCCGCATCTATCTGCGCACCCAATCGACGCTGTATTGCTTCGGAATCGCCAAGGAGAACGAATGA
- a CDS encoding DUF1501 domain-containing protein has product MPNRSSIACADFTHTHANRRTFLQIGTAGIAGLTLPNLLRAEQSKPRHRAKAKNVIMLFQFGGPPQLDTFDPKPNAPAEIRGEFASIPTSLPGVRYSEHLPRLSKLAHKLTLVRSVHHNRSSHNPGAYYSLTGREPQRDIVTLNASATDFPHPGSIVSALSPGDGRVPPFVSLPTMIADGPFRTPGEFAGFLGKMHDPLWILGDPNHRNFKVDDLTLPDGLAVSRIADRRNLLTGLDKLSRLADQRELVQGMQAYQQRAMDLLTSPAMKTAIELDRESPAIRDRYGRTTYGQSTLLARRLIEAGVRFTCVYYSAGIGGWDTHKDNFKTLKDSRLPQTDQTVSALITDLEERGLLDETIVFWTGDFGRTPKINGDAGRDHWPQCMTVMFAGGGMKPGYVHGASDANGAHPADKPCKPDDLMATLFAALGHDPETMLRDQLDRPIPIAAGAPLPLLA; this is encoded by the coding sequence ATGCCCAATCGCTCATCGATCGCCTGTGCGGATTTCACGCACACGCACGCGAACCGTCGCACGTTTCTGCAGATCGGCACCGCCGGAATTGCCGGGCTGACGCTTCCCAATTTGCTGCGTGCCGAGCAATCCAAGCCGCGACATCGGGCGAAAGCCAAAAATGTCATCATGCTATTCCAGTTCGGCGGCCCACCTCAACTCGATACGTTCGATCCGAAGCCGAACGCCCCAGCGGAAATTCGTGGCGAGTTTGCGAGCATCCCAACGAGTCTGCCAGGTGTGCGCTACAGTGAGCATCTACCGCGACTGTCAAAACTAGCCCACAAGCTCACACTCGTGCGAAGTGTGCATCACAATCGCTCTTCGCACAATCCCGGTGCCTATTACAGTTTGACGGGTCGAGAGCCACAGCGGGACATTGTGACGCTGAATGCCTCGGCGACGGATTTCCCGCATCCCGGCTCGATTGTCTCGGCGCTTTCGCCTGGGGATGGTCGGGTGCCGCCGTTTGTCTCGCTGCCGACGATGATCGCGGATGGCCCGTTTCGCACGCCGGGGGAATTTGCCGGGTTCCTGGGGAAAATGCACGATCCATTGTGGATTTTGGGGGATCCCAACCATCGCAATTTCAAGGTGGACGATCTGACGCTCCCGGATGGATTGGCCGTTTCGCGCATTGCGGATCGTCGCAATCTGCTCACGGGGCTGGACAAACTCAGTCGGCTTGCCGATCAACGGGAACTCGTGCAGGGGATGCAGGCGTATCAGCAACGGGCGATGGATCTGCTCACATCGCCCGCGATGAAGACCGCGATCGAATTGGACCGCGAATCGCCCGCAATCCGAGATCGTTACGGACGCACGACTTACGGCCAAAGTACACTGCTGGCCCGGCGTCTGATCGAAGCCGGTGTCCGCTTCACTTGTGTGTACTACTCAGCGGGCATTGGTGGATGGGACACCCACAAGGACAATTTCAAGACGCTGAAGGACAGCCGCCTGCCGCAGACCGATCAGACGGTCTCGGCACTGATTACGGATTTGGAGGAACGCGGCCTGTTGGATGAGACAATCGTGTTTTGGACAGGCGATTTCGGACGCACGCCGAAAATCAATGGCGATGCTGGCCGCGATCACTGGCCGCAATGCATGACGGTGATGTTCGCCGGGGGTGGCATGAAGCCGGGCTATGTGCATGGGGCATCGGACGCGAACGGGGCACATCCCGCAGATAAGCCTTGCAAGCCGGATGATCTGATGGCCACACTGTTTGCGGCGTTGGGGCACGATCCCGAAACGATGCTGCGCGACCAACTGGACCGACCGATTCCGATCGCGGCCGGTGCGCCGCTTCCTTTGTTGGCATAA